Genomic segment of Bacteroides intestinalis DSM 17393:
TAGCTTTGGGAGCTAAGTTAGACTATTATTATTATGGTCAAGGTGAGAATCGTACAGATAGTGTCATAGCTGGAGTCAATCGTTTAAAGAGATTTGCCCGGAGTGTTGGGAACGCTGAACTTTATTATTGGGCATGGGCTGCCAGACTGGTTAATTATTATATCATACAGGGGGAATATAATATTGCTCTTCTTGAAGCGGAAAAGATGTTGCAGGAGGCAAAAAAGGAGGGAAAGCAAGAAAGTATTGCTGAGTGTTATTATGCATTAGCCAATGTCTATGCGGCGAAAGGTTTAATGAAAAAATCTCAGGAATTCATGCTTAAGGAGATAGATATTTTTGAGAATACCGATGTCGTAAGATATAATATATCCTGTCAGTACAGTGATGCCGCAAAAATATACATTGATCTGGGTGAGGAAGAAAAAGCTCCCGAATTACTTAAAAAAGCACTTAAGGCAGTCAAGTCTCCCTATCATGCAGTGACGGCAAATTTGGTTTATGTATCACTTTATCTTGCGCAGGGTGATACGGTGGCTGCCCGTCAGGCATTAGAGAAATGTAGGCAAATGTATGCGGATGAGCCTTCTCTGAAACGCCATATACACTATTTGTATGATGTGGAAATTGATTATGACTGGAAAGTCGGCAATTACCAGAAAGCTCTTAACGTACTGGATGAGCGGGAAACTGAGTTAAAGAGGAAAAATAATTTAGCCACTTTGATGCAGCTGAGAAAAACGAAGGCGGATATTCTTTGGGATATGAACCGTAAAGAAGAGGCTGCCGGATTATACCGTGACTTTCTCTTGGAACAGAAGAAGGAGAAAGAAAGGAACGAAGAAGTTGCTACCGGTGAATTTGCTACTATGCTGAATCTGCAACAACTTACTGCTGAAAAGGGACGGTTGGAAAAGATTTCTCAAGAGAAGCAACTTCAAAATACCCGTATCATTCTTTTCTCTGTTATCGGAATTTTGTGTGTCGTTATTGTCTTCTTGTGGCAACAGAGAAAACTCAATGCCAAATTAGAAAAATCAAGGGATAAGTTGGATGAAAAGAATCGTATATTGATTGAAGCCAAAGAAGAATTGCGCAAGGCCAAGGAAGTTGCAGAACAGAGTAATTGGCTGAAAACAATGTTTATTCAGAATATGTCCCATGAAATTCGTACTCCCCTGAACTCCATTGTCGGATTCTCCGGAGTATTAGTCGATATGCTTGACGATAAAGAAGACATCGGGCAATATGTGGCATTGATAGAAAGTAATAGTAAGTTGTTGTTAAAGTTGGTAGGTGATATTCTTGACATTTCTATTCTTGATAGTGAGGTTGAAATTAAGCACAATGCAGTTGATGTCAATGCTTGTTGCCAAGCCTCAATAGATGCGGCAGGGACTTTATTTTCTCCGGATACAAAACTTATTTTTAAACCGGCTTGCGATGAACTGATCATAAATAGTAATTATAACTATATAGTACAGGTGCTTGATAACCTGTTGAGTAATGCATCGAAATTTACTCATGAAGGTTCTGTTACATTGGCTTATGAAGTAAAAAAAGAGACGAATCAACTGATTTTTACGGTTACGGATACCGGAATAGGTATTCCCATTGACGAGCAAGAACATGTATTTGAACGTTTCGTTAAGCTGGATAACTTTAGCCAGGGAGCGGGACTGGGCTTATCTATCTGTCGTATTGTTGCAGAAAGGTTGGGAGGTTTTCTGATTATAGATAGAGAATATACCCAAGGTACCCGCTTTATTTTCTGTGTGTCAATGTGAAGAATAAAATGAAAAACGGTATTTTTGTGCTCTACTAAATTAAAGAAAATGCAGACAGCAAAGGAAATCCAGCAAGAACTGGAGCAATACATTGATCCTGTGAAGCGGGAATACCTTCCTAATTTCTTCAAAACCGGAAAGGGACAATACGGAGAAGGCGATAAATTTCTGGGTATCGTAGTTCCTAACACTCGTATTGTGGCGAAGCGTCATAAGGATGCACCGTTCGAGGTAATGGTAGAATTGCTGCAAAGTGAATGGCATGAATGCCGCCTGTGTGCCTTGCTGATGTTGGTGGAACGCTTTAAAAAGTGCGATGAAAAGGACAAAAAAGAAATATTCAACTTTTATCTGACACAGACTGCCCGCATCAATAACTGGGATTTGGTTGACCTTTCCGCTCCGGGCATTGTGGGCGAATATCTGAAAGATAAGCCTCGTGATGTCCTCTATCGTTTGGCCGATAGCGATTTACTTTGGGATCAGCGCATAGCAGTGGTTTCCACCTATACACTAATTAAAAACGACGATTTCATCGATATTATTGCTCTTTCTGAACACTTTTTGCATACTCGTCATGACCTGATGCGAAAGGCTGTAGGCTGGATGTTGCGGGAAATGGGGAAGCGGGACAAGGACTTATTGGTGCAGTTCCTTGAAAAGCATTGTAAACTGATGCCCCGCACGATGTTGCGCTATGCGATAGAAAAATTTCCGGAAGAAGAACGAAAACAATTTATGCAACGGTAATAGGCTGACATATACTGTTGGCCACACTTTTATCGTTTGTGCTGCAAAAGCCCAGGTAGGCAATCAAAGTATCGTTTTTCCAGTCTTTAGGAAGCTCTAGTTCGGCGTTGCCATCCGAGCGCATAGCTGCTGATGTATCATAAACAGCTAAGGCCTTCTCTTGGTTGTACACTAATAGCATGGCTGCATCTGTACTCATTGCATTCCCTTGTCCGCTATTATCTTTCCAGGTAAAGAGGGCTTTGCTGCCTTCGGTGCTTACTGTTGTATCGGATGCTTGTGTCAGGCTTCCGTGTGACACCAACACTTTGTTATAGTCAATTTCTAATCCCTGCTCACTGTCTGCGAGGGCATTTTTCATCACATAGGACATGGCAGCGTTGAAAGCAGTCTGTCTTTCTGCGAATTCCCGGTATCCGATGCGTAGAAAGGGAGTAATTGTTCTGAGGAAGTTGAGTGCCACCTGAAATTTGCTCCGTTGTCCCTGTTGCTTTTCGGTGCGTGGGTTGGTCATGTTGGCAGGACGGGTACGCATATAAGGTATCCCTTTCCATGTACATCCTACCAGATTTCCTACTTTTCCTGTGAATTCGCCGAAAACTCCTTTTTTAATTTTTCCCATGATGGTTTAATTTTTAGTTATTTATATTTTGTTGTTTGTGAAGGGAGAGAGAAGTCTGGATGTGGCTTTTCTTATTCTTCATGCATTGCTCTTGAAGGGGTGCTGCATCGCAAAGGTATGAATAAACTTTTTCTTTTTCTTTTGATTTGTGGAGTTTGTTTTCAAGAATTCATGAATATACGGAGAGAATGTATGTGATGCGGTGTTTCGGCATAAATATTACCGGTATCAGACAGGGTTACGTCTTACCTTCTCCCTATATAATAAGAAGGAGTAGGTAGGGAGTAGGTAAGGAGTAAGTAGGGAGTAGGTACGGCCCGGATATTTCTTTTTTATGGTTATCCGGATGGCTATGAGGACCTAAACGGATACTATACGGTAAAAAAATGGCATTAAAAACATCCTGAATAATTTGGCATGTACACTGAAACCTCTTAACTTTGTCACAATCTCAGCTAGCCGGTGGGTTAGGGGGAGGTTTTTATTATTGTAATAGAAAGACGTTTACGAACGTTATCTTCTAGTCTCAAATCTCGCAAATTTGAAATCTATAAGAAGATACGGCAACGGGAACGTCCACTTGAGGTGTTTTGTCCAAACATTGCGCTTGGCGTGGTGTTCTGTATATTCATCTTGGCGTGGGCTAGCTGCGTTGCTTATCCTTATAGATGGGCATGCGAGAGCCTGAGACTGGGATAAGTGAAAGTACAGACTCCCACGTCTTTTTTTGTGTATTGCTGAATCAGGGGAAGTCTATAGGCTTAATCTATATGGATTATGCTGAAGAGAGAAAAATTAACCGGTAAATCAAAGTTCATTTGGGTAATATTGGGCTTCTTACTTATGCTGCCGTTGGCTGGTAGCTGTAGTAAAGAGGATAGTAAAGAGAATGTTGTGATTCCGGACATTGCACTGAACAAGAGTGAGTTAACATTAGAGAAAGGCAAAACTGAAAGGTTGATAGCTTCTTTTACTCCGGCTGAGACACCTGATAAAGGACATGTGTGGAACAGTAGCATCCCCAGTGTTGCAACGGTGGATGAGACTGGAATGGTAACAGCGGTAATACCCGGGGAGGCTGTTATTACCGTAACGGCACTTACCGGCAAGAAAACAGCGACTTGTAAAGTAACGGTAGTGGACAAGGTTGTCAGGGTGACGGGAGTGTCGATTAAACCTACAGAGTCTACTATGGTGGTGGGGGATGACTTGATACTTGAAGCTGTTGTGACACCGGAGAATGCGACAAACAAAGCTGTAACATGGAGTTCGGGAGATAGTAAAATAGCATCGGTGGATGCTACCGGTAAGGTGACCGCTATAGCCGAGGGAAAAGTTACTATTGAAGCGACTACGAATGATGGTGATAAAACGGCCTCCTGTCAGATTACAATCGTTAATAGAGGAGTGGAAATTTCTAAACCGGAAGTGTCGGATATAACTTCTGTTTCGGCTCTTGTGGAGGGAGCAATCAAGGCTTCGGGCGTTAAAGTTACGGAAGCCGGTATTTGTTACTCTACTTCCCAATCTCCCACTGTCAATGACAAGAAGGTTGTTTTGTCCGGCGAGGATATTTCTTACACCTTAACCAAGCTGGAAGCAAATACTACTTATTATGTCCGCATATATGCTGTTGTGGATGGTGCGGCTAAGTATGGCGACCAGGCTATGTTTACTACGGCAGTGACCGTGGAAATTTCAGTACCTCAAATTTCTTCTATTTCTTCATCTTCGGCACAGATCTCAGGAACAATTACGACGTATGGTTTGCAAATGGATGAGGTTGGTATTTGTTATTCCACTTCATCAATGCCGACGGTTGATGCCACTAAAGTTGCTCTTTCGGGGAATGAGATCGTATACACACTGAATGAACTGACTCCCGAAACAGCTTATTATGTCCGTATATATGCTAAATTGGACGGGGAATATTATTATGGAGATCAAGGGATGTTCACCACATCAGGGATTATTAAAACACATTTTGAACCTACAGATATATATGAAGATAAGGCGGTACTTACATCTGTTGCTCCAAGTGGGGTAAAGAAAGTGGATATATGTTACGGAACGTCACCTAACCCTAAGATTACGGATAATGTTACTACGGCAAGTGTAGGTAGTGATGGAAAGTTGAGATTATCTCTAACAGGGTTGAGTAAGGGTACTACTTATTATCTAAGGGCTTACAGCCGCGTAGGTTCGAAGATTGAATATTATGATGATGAAGTGTCTGTACAGACTGTTGGAGGAGAGAATTTTTATGTCAAAGTGAATATAACACATCTTGATGGTTACCTGAATCTTTGGGTAGTATGTGCTATAAATGTAGGTGAAACATACTTGGTGGAGGCAGATGGAGATAAAAGTGCTGTTTTTAAAAAGGATGTTGATTATGTGAAATCACTTTATATCAAAAATGGGACTTCTACTTTTAACTATCGGCAGGAACCTAATAGTATAAGCAGTGGTCTCTATTTTATGTCTCAGGTTAATCTTGTGTTTACGAATATAGACAGTGGTGTACGCTATTATTATACGATTCCGTATAGAGTGGTACACATCTCTGATTATGTATAGTTTTTGTTATTGTAAATTGTAATAAGTTAGATTAATATGGATATATCACGTAGAGACTTTTTTAAAGTAGCTATCAGGAAAACAATTCCATTCTTAGGATTAATAGTTTTTGCACCAGTATTGTTGGAGGCTTGTAGTAAAGATGATGATCCTCAAGGTTGCAATAATAGTTGTATGGGAACTGCGCAAAGTGGTTGTGGCTCAACCTGTAGTAATAGTTGTGTTGGAACATCGGAAGGTGGTTGTGGGGATAGTTGTAAAAGTGGCTGTAAAGAAGGCTGTTCTAGTGGCTGTGATAATACAGCCAAATCGTCCTGTTCTGATTGCAGTACTTCTTGTAGCAATGGTTGTAAGGATTCTGCTAAGTCATCCGGTTGCTCGGGCTGTGGTAATAGTTGTAATCTGGCTTGCGCACAAACCTGTACGACAACTTGCCGTGGTGCATGTGTTTCAACCTGTTTGGGACAGTGCAAGGGTACTTGTATGTTTGGATGTCAAACGGGATGCCGGGGTGGGTGCCGGAGTTACAATCGATACTAATGTTGAAGTATGTATTCGTTATCTTTTAAAAATGAAAGGAATCAAGAAGAAAGAAGTAGATTGGAAGTCCGGAATGGCAAAGAATATCACTTTTATTGTCACGAAAGACTGCCAACTCGCTTGTAAATATTGCTACCTCGTAGGTAAAAACTCGAAAGAGCGGATGCCTTGGGAGGTAGCCAAACAAGCTATTGACTATGTATTAGAACGTGAAGAGGATTTTCCCGAAGAGTCTGTGGTATGGGATTTCATAGGCGGAGAGCCTTTTCTGGAAATAGACCTGATAGATAAGATTTGTGATTATATCAAGGTTGAACAATTCCAAAGAGATCATCATTGGTTTGGCGC
This window contains:
- a CDS encoding tetratricopeptide repeat-containing sensor histidine kinase, with the translated sequence MMKKTILACVFLQLVLGTVFAQTVDSTHIKNMHAYYKKHFSDPTDPIVLTASDTLLDMAIRCNDTVMSKIALGAKLDYYYYGQGENRTDSVIAGVNRLKRFARSVGNAELYYWAWAARLVNYYIIQGEYNIALLEAEKMLQEAKKEGKQESIAECYYALANVYAAKGLMKKSQEFMLKEIDIFENTDVVRYNISCQYSDAAKIYIDLGEEEKAPELLKKALKAVKSPYHAVTANLVYVSLYLAQGDTVAARQALEKCRQMYADEPSLKRHIHYLYDVEIDYDWKVGNYQKALNVLDERETELKRKNNLATLMQLRKTKADILWDMNRKEEAAGLYRDFLLEQKKEKERNEEVATGEFATMLNLQQLTAEKGRLEKISQEKQLQNTRIILFSVIGILCVVIVFLWQQRKLNAKLEKSRDKLDEKNRILIEAKEELRKAKEVAEQSNWLKTMFIQNMSHEIRTPLNSIVGFSGVLVDMLDDKEDIGQYVALIESNSKLLLKLVGDILDISILDSEVEIKHNAVDVNACCQASIDAAGTLFSPDTKLIFKPACDELIINSNYNYIVQVLDNLLSNASKFTHEGSVTLAYEVKKETNQLIFTVTDTGIGIPIDEQEHVFERFVKLDNFSQGAGLGLSICRIVAERLGGFLIIDREYTQGTRFIFCVSM
- a CDS encoding DNA alkylation repair protein, coding for MQTAKEIQQELEQYIDPVKREYLPNFFKTGKGQYGEGDKFLGIVVPNTRIVAKRHKDAPFEVMVELLQSEWHECRLCALLMLVERFKKCDEKDKKEIFNFYLTQTARINNWDLVDLSAPGIVGEYLKDKPRDVLYRLADSDLLWDQRIAVVSTYTLIKNDDFIDIIALSEHFLHTRHDLMRKAVGWMLREMGKRDKDLLVQFLEKHCKLMPRTMLRYAIEKFPEEERKQFMQR
- a CDS encoding DUF6266 family protein, which gives rise to MGKIKKGVFGEFTGKVGNLVGCTWKGIPYMRTRPANMTNPRTEKQQGQRSKFQVALNFLRTITPFLRIGYREFAERQTAFNAAMSYVMKNALADSEQGLEIDYNKVLVSHGSLTQASDTTVSTEGSKALFTWKDNSGQGNAMSTDAAMLLVYNQEKALAVYDTSAAMRSDGNAELELPKDWKNDTLIAYLGFCSTNDKSVANSICQPITVA
- a CDS encoding Ig-like domain-containing protein, with amino-acid sequence MLKREKLTGKSKFIWVILGFLLMLPLAGSCSKEDSKENVVIPDIALNKSELTLEKGKTERLIASFTPAETPDKGHVWNSSIPSVATVDETGMVTAVIPGEAVITVTALTGKKTATCKVTVVDKVVRVTGVSIKPTESTMVVGDDLILEAVVTPENATNKAVTWSSGDSKIASVDATGKVTAIAEGKVTIEATTNDGDKTASCQITIVNRGVEISKPEVSDITSVSALVEGAIKASGVKVTEAGICYSTSQSPTVNDKKVVLSGEDISYTLTKLEANTTYYVRIYAVVDGAAKYGDQAMFTTAVTVEISVPQISSISSSSAQISGTITTYGLQMDEVGICYSTSSMPTVDATKVALSGNEIVYTLNELTPETAYYVRIYAKLDGEYYYGDQGMFTTSGIIKTHFEPTDIYEDKAVLTSVAPSGVKKVDICYGTSPNPKITDNVTTASVGSDGKLRLSLTGLSKGTTYYLRAYSRVGSKIEYYDDEVSVQTVGGENFYVKVNITHLDGYLNLWVVCAINVGETYLVEADGDKSAVFKKDVDYVKSLYIKNGTSTFNYRQEPNSISSGLYFMSQVNLVFTNIDSGVRYYYTIPYRVVHISDYV